In Periplaneta americana isolate PAMFEO1 chromosome 3, P.americana_PAMFEO1_priV1, whole genome shotgun sequence, the following are encoded in one genomic region:
- the LOC138695836 gene encoding THAP domain-containing protein 1 A-like isoform X5, with protein sequence MPGMRCAVAVCNNSYLKTRSLKGDSAVSYFRIPKDEWLRKIWIEKCKRKDKWKPDTSYVCSDHFKMEDFERNLRAELMGSKQNKFLKKGAIPSLNLLPLEIETIMEMPAKAGVDTNDEATSKSELEYDDEPSSMTIKSEPVFDNVYVETKSESRYDCGNKFTTDSQENMIQDVMLPVNKTEHKFDVDFKEEENKFALSQGELLKTKSENIFCKLEDEEACAEVKEEPIEEVTIEEHDLTLPDCNGRTCN encoded by the exons ATGCCTGGAATGCGTTGTGCAGTTGCTGTATGCAACAACAGCTACTTGAAAACGCGAAGTTTGAAAGGTGATAGTGCTGTTTCTTACTTTAGGATTCCGAAAGATGAGTGGCTTCGGAAAATATGGATTGAGAAGTGTAAGCGCAAGGATAAGTGGAAACCCGATACTTCGTATGTGTGTTCAGATCATTTTAAAATGGAGGactttgaaagaaatctgagagCAGAATTGATGggatcaaaacaaaataaatttctaaaaaaagGAGCCATACCTTCTCTAAATCTTCTTCCGTTAGAAATCGAAA CTATAATGGAAATGCCTGCTAAAGCAGGAGTTGATACTAATGATGAAGCCACTTCCAAGTCTGaactggaatatgatgatgagcCTTCAAGTATGACAATTAAAAGTGAACCTGTG tttgataatgtTTATGTGGAAACAAAAAGTGAATCAAGATATGATTGTGGCAACAAATTCACAACAGATTCCCAAGAGAACATGATACAAGACGTAATGTTGCCAGTGAATAAGACAGAGCATAAG TTTGATGTGGACtttaaggaggaagaaaataaattcgCATTGAGTCAAGGTGAACTGTTGAAGACAAAATCCGAAAATATCTTTTGTAAGCTAGAAGATGAG GAAGCATGTGCGGAAGTAAAAGAAGAGCCAATAGAAGAAGTGACAATAGAAGAACATGACCTGACTTTACCAGA
- the LOC138695836 gene encoding THAP domain-containing protein 1 A-like isoform X6: protein MPGMRCAVAVCNNSYLKTRSLKGDSAVSYFRIPKDEWLRKIWIEKCKRKDKWKPDTSYVCSDHFKMEDFERNLRAELMGSKQNKFLKKGAIPSLNLLPLEIETIMEMPAKAGVDTNDEATSKSELEYDDEPSSMTIKSEPVFDNVYVETKSESRYDCGNKFTTDSQENMIQDVMLPVNKTEHKFDVDFKEEENKFALSQGELLKTKSENIFCKLEDELCGLHRRGFC, encoded by the exons ATGCCTGGAATGCGTTGTGCAGTTGCTGTATGCAACAACAGCTACTTGAAAACGCGAAGTTTGAAAGGTGATAGTGCTGTTTCTTACTTTAGGATTCCGAAAGATGAGTGGCTTCGGAAAATATGGATTGAGAAGTGTAAGCGCAAGGATAAGTGGAAACCCGATACTTCGTATGTGTGTTCAGATCATTTTAAAATGGAGGactttgaaagaaatctgagagCAGAATTGATGggatcaaaacaaaataaatttctaaaaaaagGAGCCATACCTTCTCTAAATCTTCTTCCGTTAGAAATCGAAA CTATAATGGAAATGCCTGCTAAAGCAGGAGTTGATACTAATGATGAAGCCACTTCCAAGTCTGaactggaatatgatgatgagcCTTCAAGTATGACAATTAAAAGTGAACCTGTG tttgataatgtTTATGTGGAAACAAAAAGTGAATCAAGATATGATTGTGGCAACAAATTCACAACAGATTCCCAAGAGAACATGATACAAGACGTAATGTTGCCAGTGAATAAGACAGAGCATAAG TTTGATGTGGACtttaaggaggaagaaaataaattcgCATTGAGTCAAGGTGAACTGTTGAAGACAAAATCCGAAAATATCTTTTGTAAGCTAGAAGATGAG TTGTGTGGCCTTCATAGAAGAGGATTTTGTTAA